CGTTTTGATCATACCCGTCACTGTTCCAAGTAGTCCAAGTAGTGGCGCAGTTGCGGCTGTTACCGCAATGAAAGGTAGAAAACGTTCCAAACGAGGCTGCGCTTCGATAAGCTTTTGAAAAAGTACTTCTTCAACATGCCCTTTGTCACGGTCGTAGTTTTCAACCGCTGCTTTGAGCAAAGCGCCGACAGGTCCTTTAATCTTTTGGGCATATTGTAGTGCTTCTTCCGGTTTTCCTTGGCTGAGTGCTTCCATAATGAAAGCAAGGTCCTTAGGCCGTGCACGGCGAACGCCTGAGATTTCGATAAATTTAAAAATAGCAATCAAAAGAGCGAGGCCTGCCATACCTAAAATGAAGTACATCGTGCGACCACCTTTCTTAATAACTTCTAACACAGTATCACGAGCGGCGAGGATTTGAATGGCAGCTCCCAAAGTAGAATCTAGAACGATTTGGCCTGATTGAGATTGGGCGTAGCTGGCAATCACAGCGTCAGTTAATTCACCAGTGCTCACAACCGACGGCTGTGATGAACCAAATTCAAGATTAGCAAGTCCGGCCACATTGTCTTCTGGCCGGGTGTAATAGACCACTGGTCCAATCATTGAATAGGTTCCGTCCTTTAGTAACCCGCCCGGAATTACTCCTTTTCCTTTAAATTGATGGCCACCTATAAGATTTTCCATACGCGAAACGGCGGTATCGATAACTTCAAGCTGTGTGGCAAATCGTTCAGCAGCCGACAAGTTAATGTCTTCGGTTGTAAGTTTGGCGTTTTCAACCAGTTTTGAATAAAGTTGCAGCTCGCTAATGTGAAGGCGATTGTCAAAGGCGCGAATGAACTCACCCATAAGGCTGGTGATATAAGCATTGAGATCGTTCAGGGATTTGACCTCGTTTTGCAATGAACTTAAATCACGGTCTGTGTTATCCCTACGGCGGAGAATTCGGTCCAATTCAGATCTCAGACCAAATGCAACGTCTTTCAATTGGCTTTCCTGAGCCTGTAACGGCTGACGTTCTTTGACAGTTTGTTCTTTAAGAGTTTCCAGCTGATTAATGGAAGCTGTAATATCTTCTTTTACAGAAACGGCCACTTGTTCGAAGGTCTGCCCCTGAAGTGCAGTTAATCCAATTAGGAGGAATGAGGCGATGAGTTTTTTCATGCGAGAAAGAGTGAGTAAATTTATCTGATTGGATGTGGACTAATTACCTACAGGGAGAACCACAAACTCTGCCGGAATGTCATTTTGATATACTTTGATAGCTTTTGAGACCGATTCGACCAGAGAATCATCTTTTGTCCAGGTCCATCCGGATTCCGTATTAACTGACCCAACCCCCGCTACGCCTTGTTCCACATTCACGTAGTAAGCGTGAGCCAACCCTATGTAAATAACTTGGACAGTGATATCTATCCCGTTTTCTTTGCGGCCTTCGCTCATTACATGTATGGCACCATTGAAGACCTCAAGTTGGTCGAGCAAAGAAACGATATTGAGCATACGTTCTCCTAAGCTGGCACGAATTCTACTTTCAGGAGTATTTCTGTCGGGAATCCGACCGATCAAACTTTCCAGCTTACTTTTAAGGTCGGCCGGAAGTGCGTTGACTAACTTAAGAATACGCTCTTCTAAACTCCGAATCACTGTCGCGATTACTGCTGAAGCTTCCTTTAATTCCTCAATTTCGCCGTTGAGGCGGATGCGATCCCTTTCAGCTTGGGTTGATTCAGCCTCAGTTGCTTCAATCCTGGTTTCAAGAAGTTCAATCTCAAGATTAAGAAGATCGATTGTATCGAGTAAGGATTGCTTTCCCACACGCCAGAGAGCTTGTTCATCAGCAATTTTTTGGCGAGAATTCACGAGTTCTTGGAACACGTTTCGGGTTTCCTCTAGTTGATTTTGTCCCCAGCTAAACGTTGTAAAGCTGGCTAAGGTAATTGTTGCTATCGCGAGTAATTTCCTGGTCATAAGAAGTGAAAAAAAATCGAAGGTAAGTAAAAACCCATTCGATGTATAGATTTTTTTAAAGAAAAATAATGAACAAATATTGAGCTTAAATTATCCTTAATGTTCAATAAGTAATTATGCAGTTAAATTGGGATAGTGTGCGGGATTTAGCCCGAATCGAGAAATCGATTTTTGTTCAAGTCGGGCTTCTGAATGAAATTGAGGCGTATGGTAAAAAGAGAAAGCTGAGCTTTTAGCAAGGATCATCTTTAACTGACAAAATAAATAATGGTTAACCCCTATATCATGGTGCGGATTAGCGATAAGTTAAGCGGTGTTGAAAATAAATTCCCATTGGTCTTGGAACTTGGTTATGATCCATTACACGATTAACCCTTAC
This portion of the Verrucomicrobiota bacterium genome encodes:
- a CDS encoding MotA/TolQ/ExbB proton channel family protein yields the protein MKKLIASFLLIGLTALQGQTFEQVAVSVKEDITASINQLETLKEQTVKERQPLQAQESQLKDVAFGLRSELDRILRRRDNTDRDLSSLQNEVKSLNDLNAYITSLMGEFIRAFDNRLHISELQLYSKLVENAKLTTEDINLSAAERFATQLEVIDTAVSRMENLIGGHQFKGKGVIPGGLLKDGTYSMIGPVVYYTRPEDNVAGLANLEFGSSQPSVVSTGELTDAVIASYAQSQSGQIVLDSTLGAAIQILAARDTVLEVIKKGGRTMYFILGMAGLALLIAIFKFIEISGVRRARPKDLAFIMEALSQGKPEEALQYAQKIKGPVGALLKAAVENYDRDKGHVEEVLFQKLIEAQPRLERFLPFIAVTAATAPLLGLLGTVTGMIKTFQLITIFGTGDAKSLSTGISEALITTEFGLIVAIPALIFHALLSRKAKGVVSSMERTSIGFINGMPGRK
- a CDS encoding DUF3450 family protein → MTRKLLAIATITLASFTTFSWGQNQLEETRNVFQELVNSRQKIADEQALWRVGKQSLLDTIDLLNLEIELLETRIEATEAESTQAERDRIRLNGEIEELKEASAVIATVIRSLEERILKLVNALPADLKSKLESLIGRIPDRNTPESRIRASLGERMLNIVSLLDQLEVFNGAIHVMSEGRKENGIDITVQVIYIGLAHAYYVNVEQGVAGVGSVNTESGWTWTKDDSLVESVSKAIKVYQNDIPAEFVVLPVGN